In Ptiloglossa arizonensis isolate GNS036 chromosome 6, iyPtiAriz1_principal, whole genome shotgun sequence, a single window of DNA contains:
- the LOC143148700 gene encoding acyl-coenzyme A thioesterase 13 gives MTRGTELIKAVLDNVLKKPNYGQCLKNLQIVSAGNGNCKAELVVSDEHLNLGGSMHGGFISTLVDCVSTYAVMTQGNGVPGVSVDLNVSFMKAAFPGDLVTIDATTVRAGKTLAFLAVDITKNNGKDMIAHGRHTKFIAK, from the exons ATGACACGCGGTACAGAACTTATTAAAGCCGTTTTGGATAATGTTCTTAAAAAACCCAATTACGGACAATGCTTAAAGAAT CTCCAAATAGTTTCGGCAGGAAATGGAAATTGTAAAGCAGAACTTGTTGTTTCTGATGAACATTTGAACTTAGGTGGTTCAATGCATGGTGGTTTTATAAGTACATTGGTCGATTGTGTTTCTACATATGCTGTAATGACCCAGGGGAATGGTGTGCCAGGAGTTTCAGTGGATTTAAACGTTtc ATTTATGAAAGCTGCCTTCCCTGGGGATCTGGTGACAATTGATGCTACCACTGTACGTGCTGGAAAGACATTAGCTTTCCTTGCAGTGGATATTACGAAGAACAATGGAAAAGATATGATTGCTCATGGGAGACATACAAAATTTATTGCAAAATGA